In Aspergillus luchuensis IFO 4308 DNA, chromosome 1, nearly complete sequence, the following are encoded in one genomic region:
- a CDS encoding bZIP transcription factor (COG:S;~EggNog:ENOG410PHVW;~InterPro:IPR004827;~PFAM:PF00170;~go_function: GO:0003700 - DNA-binding transcription factor activity [Evidence IEA];~go_process: GO:0006355 - regulation of transcription, DNA-templated [Evidence IEA]), producing the protein MATLAEHPAVAPSTFDQDIESFLDLDQLAYTSAEPARAKTALAAQPTLPSTEFNAGDVRSAGFASTTSQQAPIAFQGPSHQYDEHKQQTGLPPGALAHAMTFNNHMNGMGYGAPSPGFPMGGDLYPSSQLKREEPSMDFNSPPTRNTSDMDLESDNMGSVPGYFISPNPSTKSQFVDPNALGGHEMASMGPSTQVGRMYPGMHQQQAAMAKAAQQQKHNEYLRQQHLQQQRRMDEHMHHNAAPHSQTPRPSNPAVEERISRLLQQMRQSALNSPDDSPSPPSLLPQMAKAKKEEQDMDEDERLLASEEGKKLSSKERRQLRNKVSARAFRSRRKEYIGQLESEVAAKTNEAHELRLQNRSLFEENTRLTDLARMLLSSPHFSSFLDEMGPNGLPLPSQVQSQPHPQHHQHPQHPQQAQPQQQQPQQQAPAMTQPPMQQAPPVGMVMVPNQGLDVSAMGMNNGGWNSGIDMNYGNPSVFAVLEVPEPAIDTEALSGKTSSIVDSCLPSVASSKDEAPVLASMPAVAETEQKSDIGVENPDVVMDESDPAFALFADMPAAPTSQGSACAFDGIATGKSTFELVVEGEVKDSAQQFAHLCHSMEAAFERVSMMTAHLS; encoded by the exons atggctACATTGGCAGAACATCCGGCGGTCGCGCCGTCAACATTCGACCAGGACATCGAGTCTTTCCTCGATCTCGATCAACTAGCATACACCTCCGCAGAGCCCGCCCGCGCAAAGACCGCCCTGGCTGCTCAACCCACCCTACCAAGCACCGAGTTCAACGCTGGCGATGTACGAAGTGCTGGTTTTGCCTCGACAACAAGTCAACAAGCCCCGATTGCTTTCCAGGGTCCCAGTCACCAGTATGATGAACACAAGCAGCAGACCGGTCTGCCTCCAGGCGCTCTGGCTCATGCCATGACTTTCAACAACCACATGAACGGCATGGGATACGGTGCCCCGAGTCCCGGATTTCCCATGGGCGGAGACCTCTACCCTAGCAGCCAACTGAAGCGCGAGGAGCCTTCCATGGATTTCAACAGCCCCCCGACTCGCAACACCTCGGATATGGACCTGGAGTCCGACAACATGGGATCGGTTCCTGGCTACTTCATCTCCCCGAACCCGAGCACCAAGAGCCAGTTCGTCGACCCCAACGCCTTGGGCGGCCATGAGATGGCTTCCATGGGTCCCTCCACTCAGGTTGGACGCATGTATCCGGGTAtgcaccagcagcaagctGCCATGGCCAAGGCCGCTCAGCAACAGAAGCACAATGAGTACCTTCGCCAGCAACACCTCCAGCAACAGCGCCGCATGGACGAGCACATGCACCACAATGCAGCCCCCCACAGCCAGACCCCTCGCCCATCCAACCCGGCTGTTGAGGAACGCATCTCCCGCCTCTTGCAACAGATGCGCCAGTCTGCCTTGAACTCGCCTGACgactccccctctcctccttccctcctgcCTCAgatggccaaggccaagaaggaggagcaggatatggatgaagatgagagacTCTTGGCCagcgaagaaggaaagaagctcAGCAGCAAGGAACGTCGTCAGCTCCGGAACAAGGTTTCCGCTCGTGCTTTCCGATCTCGCAGAAAGG AGTACATTGGTCAGCTCGAGAGCGAGGTTGCCGCCAAAACCAACGAAGCCCACGAACTGCGTCTGCAGAACCGTTCCCTCTTCGAGGAGAACACCCGTCTCACCGACCTCGCCCGCATGCTCCTGTCGTCCCCTCACTTCTCCTCGTTCCTGGACGAAATGGGCCCCAACGGTCTTCCCCTGCCGAGCCAGGTGCAATCGCAGCCCCACcctcagcaccaccagcaccctcAGCACCCCCAACAGGcccagcctcagcagcagcagccccagcagcaagCGCCCGCCATGACGCAACCGCCAATGCAGCAAGCTCCTCCCGTTGGTATGGTCATGGTCCCCAACCAGGGACTCGATGTCTCGGCCATGGGTATGAACAACGGTGGCTGGAACTCCGGCATCGACATGAACTACGGCAACCCCTCCGTGTTCGCCGTCCTGGAAGTCCCTGAGCCCGCTATTGACACCGAGGCCCTCTCTGGAAAGACCTCCAGCATCGTGGACTCTTGTCTTCCCAGCGTTGCCAGCTCCAAGGACGAGGCTCCTGTTCTCGCCTCTATGCCAGCTGTGGCCGAAACCGAGCAGAAGTCGGATATTGGCGTTGAGAACCCTGATGTCGTGATGGACGAGTCGGACCCTGCCTTCGCCCTCTTTGCTGATATGCCTGCCGCCCCTACATCGCAAGGATCTGCTTGTGCTTTCGATGGCATTGCTACTGGAAAGTCGACTTTTGAGCTTGTTGTCGAGGGCGAGGTCAAGGACAGTGCCCAACAATTTGCTCATCTCTGCCACAGCATGGAAGCCGCTTTCGAGCGTGTGTCCATGATGACTGCTCATCTTTCATGA